Proteins from a genomic interval of Acetobacterium woodii DSM 1030:
- the aroF gene encoding 3-deoxy-7-phosphoheptulonate synthase, whose translation MIVVIKPNSNEEDIQRLIKMIETQGLNIHYSKGVDHTILGIVGDTTLADVAKIRSNRIVENVLRVQEPYKKANRLFHPDDTVIDIAGRKVGEGTITVIAGPCSVESEDQVVSIAKSIKESGGTFLRGGAFKPRSSPYAFQGLGYEGLDLLRIARKETGLPIVSELMSLEQLDAFEDVDIIQVGARNMQNFNLLKELGKIDKPILLKRGMSSTMQEFLMSAEYIMKEGNDKVILCERGIRTFETATRNTLDISCVPVLKQKSHLPIIIDPSHATGLSWTVEALTKAAIAAGADGVMIEVHNNPEEALCDGEQSITPEQFHKIMITVKKYAEFENKVM comes from the coding sequence ATGATTGTAGTAATTAAACCCAACTCAAACGAAGAAGATATTCAGAGGTTAATCAAGATGATCGAAACACAGGGATTAAATATTCATTATTCAAAAGGGGTTGATCATACCATTCTTGGCATCGTTGGCGATACTACCCTGGCAGATGTAGCAAAAATTCGTTCAAACCGAATTGTTGAAAATGTCCTGCGGGTGCAGGAACCATATAAAAAAGCAAACCGTTTGTTTCACCCTGATGATACGGTTATTGATATTGCGGGCAGAAAAGTCGGCGAAGGAACAATCACAGTGATCGCCGGACCCTGTTCGGTTGAAAGCGAAGATCAGGTCGTTTCGATCGCTAAAAGCATTAAAGAATCTGGGGGAACTTTTCTTCGCGGCGGAGCCTTCAAACCGCGCAGTTCACCTTACGCGTTCCAGGGACTCGGTTATGAAGGATTGGATCTTTTAAGAATTGCCAGAAAAGAAACCGGACTTCCGATCGTCAGCGAACTCATGTCGCTGGAACAACTGGATGCCTTTGAGGACGTGGACATCATCCAAGTTGGGGCCAGAAACATGCAAAACTTCAATCTCTTGAAAGAGTTAGGAAAAATTGACAAACCGATCTTATTAAAGCGAGGAATGTCATCAACCATGCAGGAGTTCCTGATGTCAGCGGAGTACATCATGAAAGAAGGCAATGATAAGGTTATTTTATGCGAACGCGGGATTCGCACCTTTGAAACGGCAACCCGAAATACGTTAGATATTAGTTGTGTTCCGGTTCTTAAACAGAAAAGCCATTTACCGATTATTATTGATCCCAGCCACGCTACCGGTTTATCATGGACGGTTGAAGCACTAACCAAAGCGGCGATTGCGGCCGGAGCTGATGGTGTAATGATAGAAGTCCATAATAATCCCGAAGAAGCCCTTTGTGATGGCGAACAATCGATTACTCCCGAACAATTCCATAAAATTATGATTACCGTCAAAAAGTATGCTGAATTTGAGAACAAGGTGATGTAA
- a CDS encoding CCA tRNA nucleotidyltransferase translates to MKLNLPVPVEIAFRQLESCGFCGYLVGGCVRDYLLKTIPTDFDITTDATPAEIIRCFNNYRVVETGIVHGTVTVIIDGFPIEMTTHRIEGNYSDKRHPDAVIFTKKIADDLARRDFTINALAFHPQKGLIDLFDGLSDLKNKIIRCVGDPEQRIVEDRLRILRGLRFAATLGFRLETKTQLAIRQNCGQLNELSAERIGAELAKLVCGKNVKAVLLEETQVLGVVIPELLPAKNFDQQNPHHCYDVLTHTAIALETVPPVLRIRWAMLFHDLGKPETFTQDANGVGHFKGHSVRSEAIARKRLTLLRSDKKTIDQVCLLVKYHSTPIAADKKIIKRWLNRLSEPLFRDLLAVKRGDDQAKASQCSIRLENLAKIELLLDEIMAEQACFSLTDLAINGNDLLLLGIKPGQEIGRILNQLLEDVIDEKYQNTKAILIEKAKEILRC, encoded by the coding sequence ATGAAGCTTAATCTGCCCGTACCCGTCGAAATAGCTTTTAGACAACTGGAAAGTTGTGGGTTCTGTGGATATCTTGTCGGCGGTTGCGTCAGAGATTATCTGTTAAAAACGATTCCCACCGACTTTGATATTACTACTGATGCCACGCCAGCGGAAATAATTCGCTGTTTTAATAACTACCGGGTCGTTGAAACCGGCATTGTTCACGGGACCGTAACTGTAATTATTGATGGCTTTCCGATCGAAATGACAACCCATCGGATCGAAGGAAACTATTCCGATAAACGTCACCCGGATGCCGTCATCTTTACCAAAAAAATTGCTGATGACCTGGCCAGACGGGATTTTACCATTAATGCCTTGGCTTTTCATCCCCAAAAAGGTTTGATTGATCTATTTGATGGCCTAAGTGATTTGAAAAACAAAATCATTCGTTGTGTTGGCGATCCCGAACAAAGAATTGTCGAAGATCGGCTGCGGATTTTACGGGGCTTGCGTTTTGCCGCGACGCTGGGCTTTCGTTTAGAAACGAAAACCCAGCTTGCCATCCGGCAAAATTGTGGACAACTGAATGAACTTTCTGCCGAACGAATTGGGGCGGAATTAGCCAAATTGGTGTGTGGAAAAAACGTTAAAGCGGTGCTGCTTGAAGAAACGCAAGTATTGGGAGTTGTGATTCCCGAATTACTGCCGGCTAAAAATTTCGATCAGCAGAATCCCCACCATTGTTATGATGTCTTGACTCATACGGCTATAGCTCTGGAAACAGTACCGCCGGTACTGCGAATCAGATGGGCGATGCTTTTTCATGATCTTGGCAAACCGGAAACCTTTACCCAGGATGCAAATGGTGTCGGTCATTTTAAGGGCCATAGTGTCCGCTCAGAAGCGATTGCCCGCAAACGGCTGACATTATTGCGAAGCGATAAAAAAACCATTGATCAGGTCTGCTTGTTGGTGAAATATCATAGCACCCCAATTGCGGCCGATAAAAAAATAATTAAACGGTGGCTGAACCGTTTGTCGGAACCGTTATTTCGTGATTTGCTGGCAGTTAAGCGGGGCGATGATCAGGCAAAAGCGTCACAGTGCTCGATAAGGTTAGAAAATCTCGCCAAAATAGAGTTGCTGTTAGACGAAATTATGGCTGAACAGGCCTGTTTTTCGTTAACCGATCTGGCAATTAACGGGAATGATCTGCTGCTGCTGGGGATAAAACCCGGTCAAGAAATTGGCCGAATTCTCAATCAGCTGTTGGAAGATGTGATCGATGAAAAATATCAAAATACAAAAGCCATATTAATTGAAAAAGCGAAGGAGATACTGAGATGTTAA
- a CDS encoding HDIG domain-containing metalloprotein, whose protein sequence is MSIQTDREKALELLKEYNQTESLVNHGLAVSGVMSHFAGLEGEDPEYWGLVGLLHDLDYEKYPDQHCVKVVEILTANGYDQAFINSIVSHGYGICSEVEPTHQMEKILYAIDELTGLITACAYMRPSKSVNDLEVKSVKKKFKTTSFAAGVNREVVTKGAEMAGYSLDDLMKETILGMRAVADDIGLGSNEA, encoded by the coding sequence ATGAGTATCCAAACTGATCGGGAAAAAGCGTTGGAATTATTAAAAGAATATAATCAAACGGAATCGTTAGTTAATCATGGTTTGGCGGTGTCGGGAGTAATGTCTCATTTTGCCGGATTGGAAGGGGAAGATCCGGAGTATTGGGGGCTTGTTGGGCTACTTCATGATTTGGATTATGAAAAATATCCGGACCAACATTGTGTCAAAGTCGTTGAGATCTTAACCGCCAATGGTTATGATCAGGCCTTTATTAATAGCATTGTCAGTCATGGGTACGGGATTTGTTCCGAAGTGGAACCGACCCACCAGATGGAAAAAATTCTTTATGCGATCGACGAATTAACCGGATTGATAACCGCGTGTGCCTATATGCGACCATCTAAAAGTGTCAATGACCTGGAAGTCAAATCAGTTAAGAAAAAATTTAAAACCACCAGTTTTGCGGCCGGAGTTAATCGTGAAGTAGTCACTAAAGGGGCCGAAATGGCTGGTTATTCACTGGATGATCTGATGAAAGAAACAATCCTGGGGATGCGGGCGGTGGCTGACGATATTGGTTTGGGAAGTAATGAAGCTTAA
- a CDS encoding TatD family hydrolase gives MLIDSHAHIDDEKFNEDREAVLANAREAGVEIIINPGADEASSYRAVEMSEKYPMVYATVGIHPHDAKDYDEKKHGALLKTWAEKEKVVAIGEIGLDYHYDYSPRDVQQEVFIKQMVIAKETALPIVIHNRESMEDMVRILKSYFVPEYGGIMHSYSGSVEMAKVFLEMGFYLSISGPLTFKNARKLPEVVAMMPLDRLLVETDSPYLTPTPYRGKRNEPAYVRLVAAEIARIRGISLEEVAEASTQNAKKVFGIIEK, from the coding sequence ATGTTAATCGATAGTCATGCCCATATTGACGATGAAAAATTTAATGAAGATCGTGAAGCGGTGTTAGCAAATGCCCGAGAAGCAGGAGTAGAAATCATCATCAATCCCGGTGCTGATGAAGCATCAAGTTACCGGGCCGTTGAAATGAGCGAAAAATATCCGATGGTTTATGCCACAGTAGGGATTCACCCACATGACGCCAAAGATTATGATGAAAAAAAACATGGCGCATTGTTAAAAACATGGGCCGAAAAAGAAAAGGTCGTGGCGATTGGTGAAATCGGTCTTGATTATCACTACGACTATTCGCCCCGCGATGTCCAACAAGAGGTTTTTATAAAACAAATGGTGATTGCAAAAGAAACCGCATTGCCGATTGTTATTCATAACCGGGAATCGATGGAGGATATGGTGCGTATTTTAAAATCATATTTTGTCCCGGAATACGGTGGCATTATGCACAGCTACAGTGGTTCGGTGGAAATGGCCAAAGTCTTTTTAGAGATGGGTTTTTATCTATCAATATCCGGTCCACTGACCTTTAAAAATGCCCGAAAGCTACCTGAAGTTGTCGCAATGATGCCTTTGGATCGCTTGCTGGTTGAAACCGATAGCCCTTATCTGACGCCAACTCCTTATCGGGGAAAACGAAATGAACCGGCTTATGTGCGGTTAGTCGCTGCCGAAATTGCTCGAATTCGTGGGATTAGTCTGGAAGAAGTAGCAGAAGCAAGCACCCAAAATGCTAAAAAAGTTTTTGGCATTATTGAAAAATAA
- a CDS encoding prephenate dehydrogenase: MKTRADSIVGFIGLGLMGGALAMGLRKQGPKQIWGYDLNPEVIKKALAQGVIDAGASDSKGLQEMLPLCDLVFICLTPMDTLAFLALYMEDFKSGAVVTDIIGVKEIVFKSLGNLLRKDIDYIPGHPMAGSEKEGFGGADDTIFKNRNYILTPLPSNRPETIQLIREIITDLGFNHIVETTTEIHDEKIAFTSQLCHVIAAALVDCEDDLSITDFEGGSFGDLTRIAMINGPMWTELFMCNRENLINQIEKFEASLEAMKAMIQFNEKEELIDRLKSVREKRIAMGEIRQAKNAKSL; the protein is encoded by the coding sequence ATGAAAACAAGAGCAGATTCCATCGTTGGTTTTATTGGCCTGGGTCTGATGGGCGGGGCGTTGGCCATGGGACTCAGGAAGCAGGGACCGAAACAAATTTGGGGTTATGATCTTAATCCAGAGGTAATTAAAAAAGCACTGGCTCAAGGTGTCATTGATGCTGGAGCCAGTGATTCTAAGGGGCTTCAGGAAATGTTGCCGTTATGTGATTTGGTTTTTATCTGTCTGACCCCGATGGATACACTGGCTTTTTTAGCCCTTTATATGGAAGACTTCAAATCAGGGGCAGTGGTCACTGATATTATCGGGGTTAAAGAAATTGTGTTTAAAAGTTTGGGAAATCTATTAAGAAAAGATATTGACTATATTCCTGGCCATCCTATGGCAGGCAGTGAAAAAGAAGGTTTTGGGGGAGCCGATGATACCATTTTTAAAAATCGAAATTACATCTTAACGCCCTTACCCAGTAATCGGCCGGAAACGATCCAACTGATCCGGGAGATCATCACCGATTTGGGTTTTAATCATATCGTTGAAACCACTACCGAAATTCATGACGAAAAAATAGCGTTTACCTCTCAGCTTTGCCATGTCATCGCCGCGGCCCTGGTTGATTGTGAAGATGATCTTTCGATTACCGATTTTGAGGGCGGAAGTTTTGGTGATTTGACCCGAATAGCGATGATTAACGGACCGATGTGGACAGAACTTTTTATGTGCAACCGAGAAAATTTGATCAATCAAATTGAAAAATTTGAAGCCAGTCTGGAAGCTATGAAAGCAATGATCCAGTTTAATGAAAAAGAAGAATTAATCGACCGACTTAAATCAGTCAGAGAAAAAAGAATTGCGATGGGGGAAATTCGGCAGGCAAAAAACGCTAAAAGTCTGTGA
- a CDS encoding nitroreductase family protein, whose amino-acid sequence MNNIFKRKSVRKYLDKPVEQEKIEIMLKAGMQAPSAANQQPWEFLVVTDREKLEKLSNMSPYAKPLAKAGLAIILIGNLTKAVFPGTWEQDLGAASENILLEAVDLGLSGVWLGVAPEQDRMDFITKQFSLPTELKPFSVLSIGYPDEAEPTLVERYDPTRVHYNHY is encoded by the coding sequence ATGAACAATATTTTTAAACGCAAAAGCGTTCGTAAGTATCTGGACAAACCTGTCGAACAGGAAAAGATCGAAATCATGTTAAAGGCAGGCATGCAGGCACCTTCGGCCGCCAACCAACAGCCTTGGGAATTTTTAGTTGTTACCGATCGGGAAAAACTTGAAAAACTCAGCAACATGAGTCCTTATGCAAAACCCCTTGCTAAAGCTGGTTTGGCTATTATTCTCATCGGTAATCTGACCAAAGCGGTGTTCCCCGGAACTTGGGAACAAGATTTAGGCGCCGCTTCGGAAAACATCCTGCTTGAAGCCGTTGACTTAGGTCTTAGCGGTGTCTGGCTCGGTGTCGCACCTGAACAAGATCGCATGGATTTTATCACTAAACAGTTTTCTCTGCCAACCGAACTTAAACCTTTTTCCGTTCTTTCGATTGGTTATCCCGATGAGGCTGAACCAACCCTTGTTGAACGTTATGACCCCACCCGGGTGCACTATAACCACTATTGA
- a CDS encoding anthranilate synthase component II, with amino-acid sequence MILMIDNYDSFTYNLVQYLEEICETVIVKRNDKITLDEIAEMAPSMIVLSPGPCTPNESGICLEVVHRFKGEIPILGICLGHQIIGQAFGAQIIKARAPVHGKVHEITHRQIGVFQGLNNPLKVTRYHSLVVANKALPTCFEITAQTAENEIMGMRHKDYRIEGVQFHPEAILTEMGRELLDNFFQSTKIDGVRC; translated from the coding sequence TTGATTTTAATGATCGATAACTATGATTCATTCACCTATAATTTAGTCCAATATCTGGAAGAAATTTGTGAAACGGTGATTGTAAAAAGAAATGATAAAATTACCCTTGATGAGATTGCCGAAATGGCACCATCAATGATTGTTTTATCGCCGGGACCATGCACACCTAACGAATCGGGTATTTGTCTGGAAGTCGTGCATCGCTTTAAGGGCGAAATTCCCATTCTGGGGATTTGTTTGGGTCATCAAATCATCGGCCAGGCCTTTGGCGCTCAGATAATCAAGGCAAGAGCGCCGGTTCATGGAAAGGTTCACGAAATCACGCATCGTCAGATCGGGGTCTTTCAAGGTCTTAATAATCCCTTGAAGGTTACCCGTTATCATTCGTTGGTCGTGGCCAATAAAGCGTTGCCCACGTGTTTTGAGATAACGGCTCAAACGGCTGAAAATGAGATCATGGGCATGCGGCATAAAGATTATCGCATTGAAGGGGTTCAATTTCATCCCGAAGCGATTCTGACGGAAATGGGAAGGGAACTTTTGGATAACTTTTTTCAATCAACAAAAATCGATGGTGTAAGATGTTAA
- a CDS encoding (Fe-S)-binding protein, which produces MSDQKISVFDIYENLPQTNCKNCGESNCMAFAEKLLNGQKGIGGCAGLRETVFADKRKEILKMIDEK; this is translated from the coding sequence ATGTCAGATCAGAAGATCAGCGTTTTTGATATTTACGAAAATCTGCCGCAGACAAATTGTAAAAATTGCGGAGAAAGCAATTGCATGGCTTTTGCCGAAAAATTATTAAACGGGCAAAAAGGAATTGGCGGATGTGCTGGACTGAGAGAAACCGTTTTCGCCGATAAACGGAAAGAAATTTTAAAAATGATTGATGAAAAATAA
- a CDS encoding aminotransferase class IV, whose amino-acid sequence MDYVSYNRELLKDCQVPLDQGFLYGYGLFETINVVKEKPLFFDEHMTRLKNSAVTIGLKLEMSLDQLYTDCCKNIEINQIDRGALRITLSKGINTDNLLITARENHYNRALFAKGLKICTNNYVRNEKALLVGIKSNNYLENLLILNEAKSKGFNESIFHNTQGHLAEGCMTNIFFVKNNVVYTPAADCGLLAGIVRNKVIALLKQNGLAVETGYYPKEQWREAEEVFITNSLMEIMPVSQVDDHDYPVGEKTLTAQLDQLYQKWYNQ is encoded by the coding sequence ATGGATTATGTCAGTTATAACAGAGAGCTTTTAAAGGACTGTCAAGTACCCCTGGATCAAGGTTTTTTATATGGGTACGGTTTATTTGAAACGATTAATGTTGTTAAGGAAAAACCGCTATTTTTTGATGAGCATATGACGCGGTTGAAAAATAGCGCAGTAACGATTGGGCTGAAACTGGAAATGAGTTTGGACCAACTATATACCGACTGTTGTAAGAATATCGAAATAAATCAGATTGATCGGGGGGCCTTGCGAATTACGCTTAGTAAGGGTATCAACACCGATAATCTGCTGATTACGGCGCGCGAAAATCATTATAACAGAGCATTATTTGCCAAGGGACTAAAAATCTGTACGAATAACTATGTGCGAAACGAAAAAGCGCTTTTGGTGGGGATTAAATCTAACAATTATCTGGAAAACCTGCTGATTCTCAATGAGGCTAAAAGCAAAGGGTTTAATGAATCGATTTTTCATAATACTCAGGGCCATTTAGCTGAAGGGTGTATGACAAATATTTTTTTCGTTAAAAACAACGTTGTTTATACACCGGCAGCGGATTGCGGTTTGCTGGCCGGGATCGTCAGAAATAAGGTGATTGCATTATTAAAACAAAACGGTCTGGCAGTGGAAACGGGTTATTATCCGAAAGAACAATGGCGGGAAGCCGAGGAGGTATTTATCACCAATTCGCTGATGGAAATCATGCCGGTGAGTCAGGTTGATGATCACGACTATCCGGTTGGCGAAAAAACGCTGACAGCGCAGCTCGATCAATTATATCAAAAGTGGTACAATCAATAA
- a CDS encoding ECF transporter S component encodes MKITTRQLVFMALLIALSFVGAQLKVFGTIAFDSLPAFLGTLLMGPVAGAIIAIIGHLLTALTSGFPMTIPVHLAIALGMGLTMVATWYTYAFIKKAANEIVALIVAVIIAAICNGPILLLLCSPLLIPMLTWPGVIAMMIPLAMVGGLNALIAAIVFKALPASVKNQVAAAIATQA; translated from the coding sequence ATGAAAATCACCACTCGCCAATTAGTCTTCATGGCCCTTTTAATTGCCCTTTCTTTTGTCGGCGCACAACTGAAAGTTTTTGGCACGATTGCTTTCGATTCCCTGCCGGCCTTTTTAGGAACCCTGCTGATGGGACCTGTTGCGGGCGCAATTATCGCTATTATTGGTCATCTTTTAACCGCTCTGACCTCAGGTTTCCCGATGACTATCCCGGTTCATCTGGCTATCGCTTTGGGGATGGGTCTTACTATGGTGGCCACCTGGTATACTTATGCTTTTATTAAAAAAGCGGCTAATGAAATTGTTGCGCTGATTGTTGCTGTTATCATTGCGGCCATCTGTAACGGCCCAATTCTGCTGTTACTGTGTTCACCGCTATTAATCCCGATGTTAACCTGGCCGGGTGTCATTGCGATGATGATCCCGTTAGCTATGGTTGGCGGTCTTAATGCCCTAATTGCCGCGATTGTCTTTAAAGCGTTGCCAGCTTCTGTTAAAAACCAGGTCGCTGCCGCAATTGCTACTCAAGCGTAA
- a CDS encoding FUSC family protein codes for MKLCHLPPVGMRNIKTALAVFICIIVFAIMGPEFNPLFAAIAALITMGPSIEDSVESGWNRILGTIYGGIGGMLGIFIANLISFQYTYIAIIPIGLIVIIYFCNNFKKTGAISIACVVFISIMTTYPLEMGSYMLAILRLLETSFGIIVAFLINRFIKVPKCDEKIADSLVAKEENEKLAKTDENSSREYKKLKVVSILYMIFKP; via the coding sequence ATGAAATTATGTCATCTGCCACCAGTTGGTATGAGAAACATAAAAACTGCGTTGGCTGTCTTTATTTGCATTATAGTGTTTGCTATAATGGGTCCGGAGTTTAATCCGTTGTTTGCGGCAATAGCAGCGCTGATTACAATGGGACCAAGCATTGAGGATTCAGTTGAAAGTGGATGGAATCGTATTTTGGGCACCATTTATGGTGGAATCGGTGGAATGCTGGGTATTTTTATTGCAAACCTGATTTCGTTTCAATATACATATATTGCAATTATACCGATTGGGTTAATAGTAATTATTTACTTTTGCAATAATTTCAAAAAAACCGGGGCTATTTCAATCGCTTGTGTCGTTTTCATTAGCATTATGACAACTTATCCGCTTGAGATGGGCAGTTACATGTTGGCGATATTAAGATTGTTGGAAACATCATTTGGTATTATTGTGGCTTTTTTAATTAACCGTTTTATTAAAGTACCAAAATGCGATGAAAAAATAGCCGATAGCTTAGTGGCAAAAGAAGAAAATGAAAAATTGGCGAAAACGGATGAAAATTCGAGCCGTGAATATAAAAAATTAAAAGTAGTAAGTATCTTATATATGATCTTTAAACCATAG
- a CDS encoding 4'-phosphopantetheinyl transferase family protein — translation MKRGETRIFIADVLSLAEPSQIEIYLNEVSKERREKIKKLKTLTAKALSLGAELVLQKAVRQVYGIEPPLKIRILAEGKPLLHNYPKIHFNLSHSGNYVVCGIGARPLGVDIQKMAEPNLNLAKRFFSETEVTWLFALPPEKQVQGFYDLWAIKEAYMKYTGKGFRLPMNAFTVKSNEQILTENGISIFEAEKKVPVLVKTHRLLEDYVLWGITDSVNFQKTIEWIRL, via the coding sequence ATGAAAAGAGGAGAAACACGGATTTTTATTGCGGATGTTCTTTCTTTGGCCGAACCCTCGCAGATTGAAATATATCTAAATGAGGTCTCCAAAGAACGCCGGGAAAAGATAAAAAAACTAAAAACATTAACAGCCAAAGCGTTGTCTTTGGGTGCGGAGCTGGTGCTTCAAAAAGCCGTCAGGCAGGTTTATGGAATTGAACCACCATTAAAGATTCGGATACTGGCTGAGGGAAAACCGCTGCTTCACAATTATCCCAAGATTCATTTTAATCTTTCACATTCTGGAAATTATGTGGTTTGCGGAATTGGCGCCCGGCCGCTTGGGGTAGATATCCAAAAAATGGCGGAACCAAATTTGAACTTGGCCAAGCGTTTTTTTTCAGAGACAGAGGTAACTTGGCTATTTGCGTTACCCCCGGAAAAACAGGTTCAAGGCTTCTATGATCTATGGGCAATTAAAGAAGCATATATGAAATACACCGGTAAAGGTTTTAGACTTCCAATGAACGCTTTTACGGTCAAAAGTAACGAACAAATTTTGACAGAAAATGGGATTTCGATTTTTGAGGCAGAAAAAAAAGTTCCGGTATTGGTAAAGACGCACCGTCTTTTAGAAGATTATGTCTTGTGGGGGATTACCGACTCGGTCAATTTTCAGAAAACAATTGAATGGATTAGATTATAG
- the pabB gene encoding aminodeoxychorismate synthase component I, whose amino-acid sequence MLIQEIKTTLNSFEMYLLFKDEPYSFFLDSGRDPDTLGRYSFIGGSPLLVFSSKGDVITLKTKTKEKQLIGQPFEELQKLLKQYKREYSTEFPFIGGAVGYFGYDLCHQLENLPRSAVDDVNIPDCFMGFYDGIVIVDHKTNKTYAAALGFEEAETVIVNRIKAKFVDVPQVEIRTDFKVNENIVFQGNFTKAEYMKALDAVHEYIRAGDIYQTNLTQRFNTDLQVTPLELYNELRKINPAPFASYIDFGSGQIVSSSPERFIKIQGRNIETRPIKGTMPRGKTAAEDAANRQTLITSEKDKAELLMIVDLERNDLGKIAKTGTVKVPELYKLEEYETVFHLVATVTAELKDGLDAIDCVKATFPGGSITGAPKIRAMEIIDELEPTQRNIYTGSIGYIGFNGDLDLNIVIRTIVCKDGKGYFQVGGGIVWDSDNQSEYEETFHKGKALMDALKRY is encoded by the coding sequence ATGTTAATACAAGAAATAAAAACAACCTTAAATAGTTTTGAAATGTATTTGTTATTTAAAGACGAGCCATATAGCTTTTTTTTGGATAGTGGTAGAGATCCGGATACCTTGGGCAGATATTCGTTTATCGGCGGTAGTCCGTTATTGGTGTTTAGCAGCAAAGGCGATGTGATAACGCTTAAAACAAAAACAAAAGAAAAACAGTTAATCGGTCAACCTTTTGAAGAACTTCAAAAATTATTGAAGCAATATAAACGGGAGTATTCCACGGAGTTTCCATTTATCGGCGGAGCAGTCGGTTATTTTGGTTACGACCTCTGTCATCAGTTGGAAAATTTACCCCGTAGTGCTGTGGATGATGTCAACATTCCAGATTGTTTTATGGGATTTTACGATGGTATTGTAATCGTTGATCATAAAACCAATAAAACCTATGCGGCAGCACTGGGGTTTGAAGAAGCAGAAACGGTGATTGTTAATCGGATTAAAGCAAAATTTGTTGATGTTCCGCAAGTGGAAATCCGGACCGACTTTAAGGTCAATGAAAACATCGTTTTTCAAGGCAATTTTACTAAAGCTGAATATATGAAAGCACTGGATGCCGTTCATGAATATATTCGGGCCGGTGATATTTATCAAACGAATCTAACCCAGCGGTTTAACACCGACCTGCAAGTGACGCCGTTGGAATTATATAATGAACTGCGAAAAATTAATCCGGCTCCTTTTGCCAGTTATATTGATTTTGGAAGCGGACAAATTGTGTCCAGTTCACCGGAGCGTTTTATTAAAATTCAGGGCCGAAATATTGAGACGCGGCCGATTAAGGGAACCATGCCTCGGGGAAAAACCGCGGCGGAAGATGCAGCAAACCGGCAGACGTTGATCACCAGCGAAAAGGATAAAGCGGAATTGTTGATGATTGTTGATCTGGAACGGAATGATCTCGGCAAAATTGCTAAAACCGGGACGGTGAAGGTGCCGGAATTATATAAACTGGAAGAATACGAAACGGTTTTTCATCTGGTTGCGACGGTCACTGCCGAATTAAAAGACGGACTCGATGCCATTGATTGTGTGAAGGCCACTTTCCCCGGTGGTTCGATTACCGGGGCGCCAAAAATCAGAGCGATGGAAATTATTGACGAATTAGAGCCGACGCAGCGGAATATCTATACCGGATCGATTGGTTATATTGGTTTCAACGGTGATTTGGATCTTAATATCGTGATTCGAACCATTGTTTGTAAAGATGGAAAAGGTTATTTTCAGGTCGGCGGCGGAATCGTCTGGGATTCCGATAATCAATCCGAATACGAAGAAACCTTTCATAAGGGAAAAGCGCTGATGGACGCGTTAAAACGTTATTAG